The Streptomyces europaeiscabiei genome window below encodes:
- a CDS encoding 6-phospho-beta-glucosidase: MKLTILGGGGFRVPLVYGALLGDRAEGRVTHVVLHDLDAERLSAVTRVLAEQAADVPDAPEVTATTDLDEALRGADFIFSAIRVGGLEGRADDERVALAEGVLGQETVGAGGIAYGLRTVPVAADIARRVARLAPDAWVINFTNPAGLVTEAMSRHLGDRVIGICDSPVGLGRRIARVLGAANPKEAWIDYVGLNHLGWVRGLHIAGRDELPRLLADRDLLGSFEEGKLFGVDWLQSLGAIPNEYLHYYYFNREAVRAYQAVDKTRGAFLKDQQAHFYEEMRRPDAHALKAWDRTRAEREATYMSENRETAGAGERDADDLSGGYEKVALALMRAIARDERTTLILNVRNKGTLSALDTEAVIEVPCLVDANGAHPVTVAPLPDHATGLVCAVKAVEREVLAAAEAGSRTTAVKAFALHPLVDSVNVARRLVEGYTEVHPGLAYLK; the protein is encoded by the coding sequence GTGAAGCTGACGATTCTGGGCGGCGGAGGATTCCGGGTGCCCCTCGTGTACGGGGCGCTCCTCGGGGACCGCGCCGAGGGCCGGGTCACCCATGTCGTCCTGCACGACCTGGACGCCGAGCGGCTCTCCGCCGTCACCCGCGTCCTGGCCGAGCAGGCGGCGGACGTGCCCGACGCCCCCGAGGTGACCGCCACCACCGACCTCGACGAGGCCCTGCGCGGCGCCGACTTCATCTTCTCCGCGATCCGCGTCGGAGGCCTGGAGGGCCGTGCGGACGACGAGCGGGTGGCCCTCGCCGAAGGCGTCCTGGGCCAGGAGACCGTCGGCGCCGGCGGTATCGCCTACGGCCTGCGCACGGTCCCGGTGGCCGCGGACATCGCGCGGCGGGTGGCCCGGCTCGCCCCCGACGCCTGGGTCATCAACTTCACCAACCCGGCGGGTCTGGTCACCGAGGCCATGTCCCGCCACCTCGGCGACCGCGTCATCGGCATCTGCGACTCACCCGTGGGCCTCGGCCGCCGTATCGCCCGCGTCCTGGGCGCCGCGAATCCGAAGGAGGCGTGGATCGACTACGTCGGCCTCAACCACCTCGGCTGGGTCCGCGGCCTGCACATCGCGGGCCGCGACGAACTCCCGCGCCTGCTCGCCGACCGCGACCTCCTCGGATCCTTCGAGGAGGGCAAACTCTTCGGTGTCGACTGGCTCCAGTCCCTCGGCGCGATCCCGAACGAGTACCTGCACTACTACTACTTCAACCGCGAGGCCGTCCGCGCCTACCAGGCGGTCGACAAGACCCGCGGTGCCTTCCTCAAGGACCAGCAGGCCCACTTCTACGAGGAGATGCGCCGCCCGGACGCCCACGCGCTCAAGGCCTGGGACCGCACCCGCGCCGAACGCGAGGCCACCTACATGTCGGAGAACCGGGAGACGGCGGGCGCCGGTGAACGCGACGCCGACGACCTGTCCGGCGGCTACGAGAAGGTCGCCCTCGCCCTGATGCGGGCCATCGCCCGCGACGAGCGCACCACCCTCATCCTCAACGTCCGCAACAAGGGCACCCTCTCGGCCCTCGACACGGAGGCCGTCATCGAGGTGCCCTGCCTGGTCGACGCCAACGGCGCCCACCCGGTCACCGTGGCCCCCCTGCCCGACCACGCCACCGGCCTGGTCTGCGCGGTCAAGGCCGTCGAACGCGAGGTCCTGGCCGCCGCCGAGGCGGGTTCCCGTACGACCGCGGTGAAGGCCTTCGCCCTGCACCCGCTGGTCGACTCCGTCAATGTGGCGCGCAGGCTGGTGGAGGGGTACACCGAGGTCCACCCGGGCCTGGCGTACCTCAAGTAG